The sequence GAAGGCGGATGGCGATGGGCAGCATCGCCTGCAAGAAATATGCGTCCACGTCGATACCCCTTTGCCACGACGTGGTTGACTTGCCACTTGCCCTTGTGCTTGACACGGACTGGAAGTGATTCGGGAATGCCCAAGACGCCCCGGGCGTGTGCAATGATAGATTCGTCGCTCATGTCAGGCTCTCCGTCTGCTGCGTTGTACTGTCGGTTCACCACCCATTCATCCCACGGTCTCTTCAGAATACAGGTACCTGAGCCGACCCAGTATTCATCTCCTGGCTGTAGCATCCAATAAATGCATGCTGGCCGATGGGCGACATAAGGGGTCAGGTCCATCTCCACCCACGAGCTCAGCATACACATTAGCCCGGGCTCGCCGATGAAGCCGAAGCCGACTTTCTCGGCTACGAACGAGCGGGCTCCATCTGCGCCGATAGCGTACCGAGCGCGGACGGTATACTCGCCTTGGCTTGTCCGCTCGCGTACTCGGCCAACCACTCCCTCATCTGACTGTTCAATGTCGATCAGTTCGTGATAGAAGCGGATGTCGGCTCCCTTCTCTCGTGCTTTGCCCAACAGGATCGGCTCAAGTAGATTCTGGGCCGTATTCCACATCTGACAGGGACTGGCCTTTGCAAAGTCAGTGAGCTGATGATCACCACCTCCGTAACAGCTGTAGCGTCCAATCTCCATCCCCGTCAGGCTGGTGGCCATGACAAGGCTGCCTACATCCGCCAGGCAAGTCCCAGCCACCTTGACACGCTGCTCAAGACCCATCTCCCGAAAGATCTCCATGGTCCTCTGGTTGGTGACATGGGCACGTGGTGACGGCGAGGTACCGCTGTGTTTCGCGATTGCAAACACCCGCACTCCCTGGGAAGCCAGCATAGCCGCGAAGGAGAGGCCAACCACGCCGGCTCCCACGACAAGAACATCAGTTTCAATCTCTTGCATTTTTGATTCTTGAAACAAAATGACAGTTAGCACAAGAGATCAGATGTATGTGAGCGGGGACTAAAGCTTGTTCTTACTTTGGGGTGTGCGACTTGGAGGCGATGGATGGTGAATCGTGATTCAGCAGGCAACGACAGCAGCGTGACCCTTGCATAAGCGTGCCGATTTAGACCTATTAAAAGAGGAAACTCAACCGCCTTTGAACGATGGTAAGAGGCTGAAGATAGTTAACTGACGGAAGCTGGTTGCTGCAAGGATGATATGTCTGTCGTTCCGGAAAGAATCACCATGTAATTCCGGCGCAACCGAATGTAGATACCCCGTTTTTTGAAGGCGGCGTACGCCCCTCACTTCCAAGTAGATAGAGATGGGGCTCCGTGTTGGTAGCCGTGTGATATTGCCGTGGTTAGAGAAAACACGAGGGTTATGGAGTGGAGATATTCTTtcattggtgttgaggaatTTCCACTTGCTAACCAGTCAGCCAGGAGCCCAGAAGGGCCTTGGCACTTAGTGGTTGTGCACAGCATTCCGGGAACAAATTTAATAGATAACAGTGGTCATAGACAACAATAAACTACCAATTTGAGCTATTCAACCATGGCAGTGAGAATGTCTTCAAATCAACGGTGGTAGACTCGCTGGACATTAATTGAACTAGGGCATCTGGAATTACTTCTTGATACAGAAGAAGTCGCAATATTCCAGTTATTCATTCGCTTGGAACTTGCGAATCACCTCATTAATTCTTTTCCACAATGCTTTGTCGGCTACTATCCCACCCGACATCTTCTCTACACCTCGGAACTATGTGGGTTGGTGATGCAGCATATCAAGCCTTTGAGGACCAAGTAGTCTCGGCATGGTAGCGATTTCAGTGTGGAGGTGACTGGAGAAACGAAAAGCGGAAGAGCACCAATGTCCGGGACCGGGTTTTCGGGTTTTCGGAACATGTTGATAGAAACCGGCCAGGCGAGCCACACTAGTGGCCCATGAGTCCCCGGATGCTCAGATGTCTGCTGTTGACCATTCTCTACCAACCAGATTTCGAATCAATTGCTCTAGTGCCTGTACGGGTCATCTGCCCGCTCTGATATGGTTTCGATGAGGCAAACATCTGATAGTTGGTAGGCGAGGCCACCACCAGCTAACCATAGAGACAGCAAAGGACCCAGAACTCCAAGTCCAGAGACCAGCCCATGAAGACAAAGGGCAACAATGTGACTGGTATTCCTGGTACGTCTCCCGTCTGAGGCTGTTGGTGGCTACGTAGAGATTTCCCTTCTGGTTGGGGGAGCGCTAGTTCTATAGCAACACTGCTCACACATCCGCTCGACTTGGATTGGTTGCGAGACTGTACTTGGAGTTCTTTAACTACACCACTAATACACGAAATAGTCAAAGGACATCTCAGTCAGCGCTCTCTCGAGGGCGTGCATCAATGGTCGGAGTACCTGTTAACATCATCAATACTGAGGGCTATCGGGAGCTTTACGCCGCTGCTCTACTTCGCCAACTTACTTACTCAGCTGTTTGGCTTGGGTTTACTAAAACCTCAAAGTTCGACTTCACACAGTCGGAGATGCCGGCACTCCATTGCATCTGCTCTTGATTCCGCTCTCTGCCCTGTCGGGACTCATGGACGGTGTTGCCGGTAATCCCGCAAACGTTGTAAAGGTCCGGATGCAAGCTTTTATGTCAAGATATCTTGCAGATCAGAGGTGCTATAACCATGTTTTCGATGGCATGCTGCAAATCGTCAAAGCCGAGGGCCTGGACTCTCTTTCCGCGGCTTGGGCGCCAATTCGGTTCACGCGACCCTCATGAACTCTTCGCAGTTGGCATCTTACGACTTCTTCAAGGCCTCTCGTTTACGCACATTATCTATGAAAGATGGCACGAAAACGCATCTTGTCGCTTCTCTGATGACGGGTGTCACGGCAACCACAGTTTGCTCGTCCATCGATGTCATCAAAACTCGTATAATGAATTCAACAGGGGGAAAATCAGTCCGGCTTGCCCTCAGACAATCGGCATTAACTGAGGGGCCTGTTTCATGCTCAAAGGCTGGCTCCCTAGCTTCCTTCGTCTCGGACCTCAAACGGTTCTTACCATTCTCATTCTTGAACAGCAcaaaaggctttatactaGACTAACGAGCTgcattaaataattaatatgaAAACACACAAAGATACTTTGTCTGGCTTTGTGTGCAGTGAGGTAATTGGCTGAAATAAGCCCATCAGCAGGGCACCATCTAACACATGATCCTGTCCCGTAGATATCTGCCGTTGTTCCATTTGCGATGATACCCAACGTCTATCCCCCAACGTAGTAAGAGAACTTGGGCAGGATACACCCGGGACGTATCCCATTCGTAGGAGTTTGACTACACTGCTATTTCCCTTCCCACCAGCTTTGAATGGCAATTCATCCTTCTCTGCTGTTATAGATTACTGTTGAGATAAAGGAAAAAATTTCACGAGTGTTTCAGAAGTAATCATCCCCAAATTTTCTATTTCCACTGTTATGGGTAAGATGTCGGCTTGCTTGCATGGGCCTTGTTCTCGGCCATTGGCAAGCCAACACGATGATGCTCACCTTGCAACCACAACCATAGCCTAATCCATTTCGTATTTCGATGGAGATGTTGGAGCCTGCCTGAGCTTTGCACTAGCTGGTTCACCCGACGGTATTCCGTGCCCGGGCTGCTAGCCCCCTCTCTCACCTGCAAGACGTTGC comes from Fusarium falciforme chromosome 11, complete sequence and encodes:
- a CDS encoding FAD-binding-3 domain-containing protein, whose translation is MQEIETDVLVVGAGVVGLSFAAMLASQGVRVFAIAKHSGTSPSPRAHVTNQRTMEIFREMGLEQRVKVAGTCLADVGSLVMATSLTGMEIGRYSCYGGGDHQLTDFAKASPCQMWNTAQNLLEPILLGKAREKGADIRFYHELIDIEQSDEGVVGRVRERTSQGEYTVRARYAIGADGARSFVAEKVGFGFIGEPGLMCMLSSWVEMDLTPYVAHRPACIYWMLQPGDEYWVGSGTCILKRPWDEWVVNRQYNAADGEPDMSDESIIAHARGVLGIPESLPVRVKHKGKWQVNHVVAKGYRRGRIFLAGDAAHRHPPSSGLGSNTCVQDAYNMSWKLAMVIKGQAGEELLESYNQERQPVGKQVVDHAISTLHDMAALPKALGFVRGQSRAEGFASLEELFSDADGAAERRALMRQQIDVGNRRSNALGVQLGHRYQNSCAVVDDGTPFPAHQRDPVLYYEATTHPGAYLPHAWLEREKRRISILDIFEHGSFGLVVGIGGKPWEAAAATVSSELGIALPVYYVGYRCTYDDVLGEWAGRREITDRGVLLVRPDRHIGWRSADRPQDPTATLRSALCHILSRRM